The genomic segment TTTCACATGCACCGGACTTCCAATAAGATTCCAGTGTGTAACTTCTTTCTCTTCCCAAATGATCCGGATATTCTGCTCTGTAGCCATATGTTCGATCACACCCAGTATTTCCTCAGAAATACTGTTCAGATTAAATGGGATTTCTTCCAGAACCACTTCATCTGACTCCAGCTTGCTCATGTCCAGAACCTCGTTTATCAGTTCCAGCAACAGATGAGATGCCTCTTTGATCTTTGCCCTGCATTCCGTCTGTTTCTCCATATTGTCTGCATAATAGTCTGCCACATTGATCATGCCGCAGATTCCATTGATCGGTGTCCGGATATCATGGCTCATTCGCTGCAGAAACTCGGTTTTTGCCTCATTGGCTGCTTCTGCTTTTTTTGCTGTTCTCAGAAGTTCTGCTTTATATTTTTCATCTTTTTCCTGTTCCTGTTTCCGGTGTGCCAGATCCGCTCTGTAACCCCAGAAGCAGAATATACCGAATATGAGTAAATAAAGAAAAACGACAGCTGTTACACTTAGCGGCAGGTTACGGAATACTTCCGTATCCGGAAGATAGGCATAAATATAATAATCCCGCTGCTTCAGCATGATTCCATAACATCTGGTTCCTTCATTTTTTAAATGAAAAATATGCTGACTGTCTGTATGCTCTTTCATTGCCTGGACAACCTGATTGCCGGCAGTATCCTGTCCCAGCAGGCTTTCATCGTTGCTGGCAACGATGGTTCCCTTATCTGCAACAATAATCGTTCCATCTTTCTGAGTGCTATAGCCATTTAAAAGGTTCTGTATTGTCAGGGTATAATTTCTGACAAATTCCGGAGATGTGTAATAATAAATTGCAACCATACCTGGTGCATCTTTTCTGGCACAGGCTGCAATGTCGATACGTGATCCGTCTTCTCGGTCAATCCGTTCCGAATAAGATCTTTCTTCATATCCGGTAAAATCCATGATAATGTCTTTTTGCAGATAATCTGTGATCTCATTGGTCAGAGCCTCATCCATGCTGTATTTGCAGACTGTCTTTCCCTCTGCATCCAGCACAAGGATACCATCCACCCAGAGGGTCTGCAGATTTTCTTTCAGAAACTCCTGGCTTAACCGGCAGCCGTTTTCTGTTTCCATGTCGATATTCGTACTCATCTGTCTGGCACTTTCAATGGCGCGGAGGAGACTTTTAGATTCCGAAGCTTCATTATAATGGGTGTAGGTGGAACACTGCACTTTGACATAGTTTACAGTTTTCACCATCCTGTTCTCTGCTTCCTTTTTCTCTGCCTGAAAAAAGTAATACAGGGAAGCTGCAGTCACACAGATTCCAAGCAGAATGCCGAATATCCAGAATCGCTTTACTTTTATTCTTCTCCTAATATCCAAGATTATCCACCTCCAGATACTTCTGGGGATCATCCAGATATTTTTTAATGATTTTCAGGGATGTGCCATCCTGACGCATTTCTTCCAGCGTCTGATCCATCTGCTCACAAATTCCTCTGTCATCCTCTTTTGCAAAAGCAACACCTATCCCGACCACCATCAGCGGATCTTCCAGGATACGGAAGCTTGCATCATAATCCTTCATGTACTGGACAATGGATTCCTCATGTGCAGCAACTGCATCTACATATCCTTTTCCCAGAAAGGTATAGATTAGTTCCCTGTGCCCAAGACTGATCAGATTGCCCAGT from the Blautia wexlerae DSM 19850 genome contains:
- a CDS encoding ATP-binding protein; this encodes MILDIRRRIKVKRFWIFGILLGICVTAASLYYFFQAEKKEAENRMVKTVNYVKVQCSTYTHYNEASESKSLLRAIESARQMSTNIDMETENGCRLSQEFLKENLQTLWVDGILVLDAEGKTVCKYSMDEALTNEITDYLQKDIIMDFTGYEERSYSERIDREDGSRIDIAACARKDAPGMVAIYYYTSPEFVRNYTLTIQNLLNGYSTQKDGTIIVADKGTIVASNDESLLGQDTAGNQVVQAMKEHTDSQHIFHLKNEGTRCYGIMLKQRDYYIYAYLPDTEVFRNLPLSVTAVVFLYLLIFGIFCFWGYRADLAHRKQEQEKDEKYKAELLRTAKKAEAANEAKTEFLQRMSHDIRTPINGICGMINVADYYADNMEKQTECRAKIKEASHLLLELINEVLDMSKLESDEVVLEEIPFNLNSISEEILGVIEHMATEQNIRIIWEEKEVTHWNLIGSPVHVKRILMNILSNAVKYNKENGYVYISCREIPSKQTAMTTLEFVCRDTGIGMTEAFQKRIFEPFAQEHAGSRTKFAGTGLGMPITKKLVEKMSGTISFESKEGTGTTFVIRIPFRIDTDMKDRTEAEEKTETSIHGLHVLLTEDNELNMEIAEFVLQNEGAVVTKAWNGQKAVDIFRKNRPGEFDAILMDIMMPVMNGYEAAKMIRSLDREDAKVIPIIAMTANAFTEDKMRAKEAGMDEHIAKPVDGKLLVKVINELVKRDQREKL